The following proteins come from a genomic window of Halorussus halophilus:
- a CDS encoding PRC-barrel domain containing protein, translated as MVNFTDDDEGKSVVMGDEKVGMITEVEHGTAYVDPDPGITDRIKATLDWGDRDEDTYPLQESRVDTVTDDEVRLRDDL; from the coding sequence ATGGTGAATTTCACCGACGACGACGAAGGCAAATCTGTCGTCATGGGGGACGAGAAAGTGGGTATGATTACCGAGGTCGAGCACGGCACCGCGTACGTGGACCCCGACCCCGGCATCACCGACCGAATCAAGGCGACGCTCGACTGGGGCGACCGCGACGAGGATACGTATCCGTTGCAGGAAAGTCGCGTCGATACCGTCACCGACGACGAGGTTCGTCTGCGAGACGACCTCTGA
- a CDS encoding TraB/GumN family protein encodes MARERDPRLREEYVHTESGLASDVTLVGVVHDHPASVYRTQKIVRERDPEVVALEAPPLAVPLYETYARNSSSETPAFGGEMSAAACAAAEAEANVVGIDAPTGAFLARLARNCWDERASTTTVRRVLSGVGSVTRHALVCRMAAAVATRTGLRVEVDSPVKHDCDSTDSPDVQARDERKQAEQTQSLLRAFDTPEPIRLRDDTREQHMATRLASLRERGPVVAVVGLDHLDGITARLCEK; translated from the coding sequence ATGGCACGCGAGCGCGACCCTCGGCTACGCGAGGAGTACGTACACACAGAATCCGGACTTGCTAGCGACGTGACGCTGGTCGGCGTCGTTCACGACCACCCCGCGAGCGTCTACCGGACGCAGAAAATCGTCCGAGAGCGCGACCCCGAAGTCGTCGCGCTCGAAGCACCGCCGCTCGCGGTGCCGCTGTACGAGACGTACGCCCGGAATTCCAGTAGCGAGACACCAGCATTCGGCGGCGAGATGAGCGCGGCCGCTTGCGCGGCCGCCGAAGCCGAAGCGAACGTGGTCGGCATCGACGCGCCGACTGGAGCGTTTCTCGCTCGACTCGCTCGGAACTGCTGGGACGAACGTGCCTCGACGACGACCGTTCGACGCGTCCTCTCGGGAGTCGGTTCGGTGACGCGCCACGCGCTCGTCTGCCGGATGGCCGCCGCCGTCGCCACTCGAACTGGCCTCCGCGTCGAGGTCGATTCACCGGTCAAGCACGACTGCGATTCGACCGACTCTCCCGACGTGCAGGCCCGCGACGAACGCAAGCAGGCAGAACAGACCCAATCGCTACTGCGCGCGTTCGACACCCCGGAACCGATTCGACTCAGAGACGACACTCGCGAGCAACACATGGCGACGCGACTGGCCTCGCTCCGCGAGCGCGGACCCGTCGTCGCAGTCGTCGGACTCGACCATCTCGACGGTATCACGGCGCGACTATGCGAAAAATGA
- a CDS encoding MFS transporter — MTSSGRDRPILATAVFAVLLAQVLLYPGVPDLVSAVGATTTLDASMWFLAAEFAAFVVCAGLWGAASDSFGKRGPFIAAGALGGAVGYFALALLPEAFSLSFGAVLAIRVFQGAMTIGAFSLAMTMLMDLEGGHGKNMGAAGIAIGLGTAVGAPLGGQLYGVGPLVPLYVAGVLLLCVATLTPLLSDRAPSTAERRVREALATLADQPTLGVPYVFGFIDRFTAGFFALVGTVYFQSEAGFGLDAGTTGMMLGLFFAPFALLQYPFGVLSDRVGRTVPIVVGSALYGLAVVGVGLAPTVTTAGAAMVVVGVIGALMAPATMALVTDLATEEGRGTAMAGFNIFGSLGFLAGIVIGGTVADEMGFFAAFVVAGALETAIALVSIPAFFKFDLGERGEGAVFGR, encoded by the coding sequence GTGACTTCCTCCGGACGCGACAGACCGATACTCGCCACGGCGGTGTTCGCTGTCTTGCTGGCGCAGGTGTTGCTCTACCCCGGCGTCCCGGACCTCGTGAGTGCGGTCGGCGCGACGACGACGCTCGACGCGAGCATGTGGTTCCTCGCGGCCGAGTTCGCCGCGTTCGTCGTCTGCGCCGGTCTCTGGGGTGCCGCCAGCGACAGTTTCGGCAAGCGCGGGCCGTTCATCGCGGCGGGTGCGCTCGGTGGCGCTGTCGGTTACTTCGCGCTCGCGCTCCTCCCGGAAGCGTTTTCGCTGTCGTTCGGTGCCGTCCTCGCCATTCGCGTCTTTCAGGGTGCGATGACAATCGGCGCGTTCTCGCTGGCGATGACGATGCTGATGGACTTGGAGGGCGGCCACGGCAAGAACATGGGCGCGGCGGGCATCGCCATCGGCCTCGGGACGGCCGTCGGCGCGCCGCTCGGCGGCCAACTGTACGGCGTCGGCCCTCTCGTCCCGCTCTACGTCGCTGGCGTCCTCCTACTCTGCGTCGCCACGCTCACGCCCCTACTTTCGGACCGCGCGCCCAGCACCGCAGAGCGTCGAGTCCGCGAAGCACTGGCGACGCTCGCCGACCAACCGACGCTCGGCGTGCCGTACGTCTTCGGCTTCATCGACCGCTTCACGGCGGGCTTCTTCGCTCTCGTCGGCACCGTCTACTTCCAGTCAGAGGCCGGGTTCGGTCTCGACGCCGGAACGACCGGTATGATGCTCGGCCTCTTCTTCGCGCCGTTCGCCCTGCTCCAGTATCCGTTCGGCGTCCTCTCGGACAGAGTCGGCCGCACGGTCCCCATCGTCGTCGGGTCGGCGCTATACGGCCTCGCCGTCGTCGGCGTTGGACTCGCGCCCACCGTCACGACTGCTGGCGCGGCGATGGTCGTGGTCGGCGTCATCGGCGCGCTGATGGCTCCGGCAACGATGGCGCTCGTCACCGACTTAGCGACCGAGGAAGGAAGAGGCACCGCGATGGCCGGGTTCAACATCTTCGGGAGTCTCGGCTTTCTGGCGGGAATCGTGATTGGGGGAACTGTCGCAGACGAAATGGGCTTCTTCGCGGCGTTCGTCGTCGCTGGTGCGTTAGAGACAGCGATTGCACTCGTCTCGATTCCGGCGTTCTTCAAGTTCGACCTCGGAGAACGGGGAGAAGGAGCGGTGTTCGGGCGGTAA
- the ligA gene encoding NAD-dependent DNA ligase LigA has translation MSELDADENPYVEDPTTEFEPVEELDEQGAEEQAQQLREAIRYHDYRYYVENDPVIGDRTYDVLFTRLQELEAAFDIQTADSPTQRVGGEPLSELGTVEHVAPMLSIDSSGEADDVRDFDARIRREVGDEQADGVEYVCEPKFDGLSVEVVYEDGEYVRAATRGDGHEGDDVTENVRTIASVPHRLRGDYPDYLVVRGEVYMPEDAFQKHNRERVERGEDPFANPRNAAAGTLRQLDPSITAERPLDCFFFDVLDSSNGFQSHWGQHVTLPNFGLKVNDRAELYADIEDAIEYRDRLMDARPELNYEIDGVVIKVNDLATCEQLGTTQRAYRWAYAYKFPARSEVTEITDITVQVGRTGRLTPVALLEPVDVGGVTVSRASLHNPEEIAEMNVNVGDEVKVERAGDVIPYVAEVTDKRSSGHYEFPDHCPVCDSAVEFDGPMAYCTGGLACTAQLVRAVAYYASDDGLDIEGLGGERVEQLVDAGLLEDSLADLYRIERDDLLELEGWGEKSAENLLGELDASKHPRLREFLSALGIPKVGPATAADLEREFGDFEAIREASQEELERVDGIGPKVAAQIVEFFDSEKNERVIDDLLAAVGPLETPDDTETGDELAGLTFVFTGSLDGYTRSEAQELVEDHGANATSSVSGNTDYLVAGDSPGSKLDDADANDVPVLDEEEFEELLEERGVL, from the coding sequence ATGAGTGAGTTGGACGCCGACGAGAACCCGTACGTCGAGGACCCGACGACGGAGTTCGAACCGGTCGAAGAGTTGGACGAGCAGGGTGCCGAGGAGCAGGCCCAACAGCTACGAGAAGCTATCAGGTATCACGACTACCGGTACTACGTCGAGAACGACCCGGTAATCGGCGACCGAACCTACGACGTGCTGTTCACGCGCTTGCAGGAACTCGAAGCAGCCTTCGACATTCAAACCGCAGACAGTCCGACCCAGCGCGTCGGCGGCGAACCGCTTTCTGAACTCGGAACTGTCGAACACGTCGCGCCGATGCTCTCCATCGATTCCAGCGGGGAAGCCGACGACGTGCGGGACTTCGACGCCCGGATTCGCCGGGAAGTGGGCGACGAACAAGCGGACGGCGTGGAGTACGTCTGCGAACCGAAGTTCGACGGCCTCTCGGTCGAAGTCGTCTACGAGGACGGCGAGTACGTTCGCGCGGCGACTCGCGGCGACGGCCACGAGGGCGACGACGTGACCGAGAACGTCCGCACCATCGCCAGTGTCCCCCACCGACTCAGAGGAGATTATCCCGACTATTTGGTCGTTCGTGGCGAAGTGTACATGCCAGAGGACGCCTTCCAGAAGCACAACCGCGAGCGCGTCGAGCGCGGCGAGGACCCCTTCGCGAATCCTCGGAACGCGGCGGCGGGAACGCTTCGACAACTCGACCCCTCCATCACCGCAGAGCGCCCGCTCGACTGCTTCTTCTTCGACGTGCTAGATTCTTCAAATGGGTTTCAGAGCCACTGGGGCCAACACGTTACTCTTCCGAACTTCGGCCTGAAGGTCAACGACCGCGCGGAACTCTACGCGGACATCGAGGACGCAATCGAGTACCGAGACCGCTTGATGGACGCCCGGCCGGAGTTGAACTACGAAATCGACGGCGTGGTTATCAAGGTCAACGACTTGGCTACCTGCGAGCAGTTGGGAACCACACAGCGCGCCTACCGGTGGGCCTACGCTTACAAGTTCCCTGCGCGCTCCGAAGTCACGGAAATCACGGACATCACTGTCCAAGTCGGCCGAACGGGCCGACTCACGCCAGTCGCTCTCTTGGAACCGGTAGACGTCGGCGGTGTCACCGTCTCGCGGGCCAGTCTCCACAACCCCGAGGAAATCGCCGAGATGAACGTCAACGTCGGTGACGAGGTGAAGGTCGAACGAGCGGGCGACGTGATTCCGTACGTCGCCGAAGTCACGGACAAGCGGAGTTCCGGCCACTACGAGTTCCCCGACCACTGTCCGGTCTGTGACAGCGCAGTCGAGTTCGACGGGCCGATGGCGTACTGCACTGGCGGTCTCGCGTGTACCGCCCAACTCGTCCGCGCAGTCGCCTACTACGCCAGCGACGACGGCCTCGACATCGAAGGGTTGGGCGGCGAGCGCGTCGAGCAGTTGGTCGATGCGGGACTCCTCGAAGACAGTCTCGCGGACCTCTACCGAATCGAGAGAGACGACCTGCTCGAACTGGAAGGCTGGGGCGAGAAGAGCGCGGAAAATCTGTTGGGAGAACTCGACGCCTCGAAGCATCCGCGCCTGCGCGAGTTCCTGTCGGCGCTCGGCATTCCGAAGGTCGGCCCGGCGACTGCGGCGGACCTCGAACGCGAGTTCGGCGACTTCGAGGCGATTCGGGAGGCGTCTCAGGAAGAGTTAGAGCGGGTGGACGGCATCGGCCCGAAAGTCGCCGCCCAAATCGTGGAGTTCTTCGACTCCGAGAAGAACGAGCGGGTTATCGACGACTTGCTCGCCGCTGTCGGGCCGCTGGAAACGCCCGACGATACAGAGACCGGCGACGAATTAGCAGGTCTGACCTTCGTCTTCACCGGGTCGCTCGACGGCTACACGCGGAGCGAAGCACAGGAACTGGTCGAGGACCACGGCGCGAACGCCACGAGTAGCGTCTCGGGCAACACGGATTATCTGGTCGCAGGGGACAGTCCGGGGTCGAAACTGGACGACGCCGATGCGAACGACGTACCGGTGCTGGACGAAGAAGAGTTCGAAGAACTGCTGGAAGAACGGGGAGTTCTGTAG
- a CDS encoding pyridoxal-phosphate-dependent aminotransferase family protein, producing MREDFLLLNPGPVPVTREVRKAMSEPMVSHRSAEFEAVYERAQDALDYVFTESTLDGASTASDGTSLIFNGTATMAMEAAVANLVGDGGNVVPLVNGKFGRRFKRIADRYASVDPVEATWGHSIDLEAVEEAVDDDTDVVTMVHNETSTGLLNPVEAVGEIAKEHDATFVVDGVTSIGGDEFRIDDWNVDVAVTDAQKCLAAPPGTSAMYATERAQERFDGDSAPFYEDLDWHLRKADSHQTPFTSAVPLFRGLALAVEDIAEETMPARIERHRNQSQAFRDGFTAMGLEMFPERNDATEFSNTLTAISLPADVRENPEDFFDAVDDRGVSISGGQAHLGGEIFRVSNMGHLSSEQILRGVRTIGEAFEEVGADVDREVGVEAARETLR from the coding sequence ATGCGCGAGGACTTTCTCCTCTTGAATCCGGGTCCGGTCCCCGTCACGCGCGAGGTGCGAAAAGCGATGAGCGAACCGATGGTCTCGCACCGTTCTGCGGAGTTCGAGGCCGTCTACGAGCGAGCGCAAGACGCGCTCGACTACGTGTTCACCGAATCGACACTCGACGGCGCTTCGACCGCGAGCGACGGCACGAGCCTCATCTTCAACGGCACCGCGACGATGGCGATGGAAGCCGCAGTAGCGAATCTCGTCGGCGACGGTGGGAACGTCGTCCCACTCGTCAACGGCAAGTTCGGTCGTCGGTTCAAACGTATCGCCGACCGGTACGCCTCCGTGGACCCCGTGGAGGCCACGTGGGGCCACTCCATCGACCTCGAAGCAGTCGAGGAGGCCGTGGACGACGACACCGACGTGGTGACGATGGTCCACAACGAGACGAGTACCGGCCTGCTCAATCCGGTCGAAGCAGTCGGCGAAATTGCCAAGGAACACGACGCCACGTTCGTCGTGGACGGCGTGACCTCCATCGGCGGCGACGAGTTTCGCATCGACGACTGGAACGTAGACGTGGCGGTCACGGACGCCCAGAAGTGTCTCGCGGCCCCGCCGGGCACCTCCGCGATGTACGCCACCGAGCGCGCCCAAGAGCGCTTCGACGGCGACAGCGCGCCGTTCTACGAGGACTTAGACTGGCACCTGCGGAAGGCCGACTCCCACCAGACGCCGTTCACGAGCGCAGTACCGCTCTTTCGGGGACTGGCTCTCGCCGTCGAAGACATCGCCGAGGAGACGATGCCCGCCCGCATCGAGCGCCACCGCAACCAATCGCAAGCGTTCCGCGACGGCTTCACCGCGATGGGACTGGAGATGTTCCCCGAGCGCAACGACGCGACTGAGTTCTCGAACACGCTCACGGCCATCTCCCTGCCCGCAGACGTGCGCGAGAACCCCGAGGACTTCTTCGACGCCGTGGACGACCGGGGCGTTTCGATTAGTGGTGGACAGGCCCACCTCGGCGGCGAAATCTTCCGCGTGAGCAACATGGGCCACCTCTCCTCGGAGCAGATTCTGCGCGGCGTGCGTACGATTGGTGAGGCCTTCGAAGAGGTCGGTGCAGACGTAGACAGAGAAGTAGGCGTCGAGGCGGCGCGCGAGACGTTACGCTGA
- a CDS encoding S66 family peptidase codes for MSEFVVPPALERGDRVAIVAPASNRATDFSHVYELGLDRLRDVFGLEPVEFPTATKDSEYLYDHPEERARDLMDAFVDPDIDGVMTVIGGYDQVRVLKHLDPDVLRENPTRFYGISDNTNFQNYLWNLGIVSFYGGTLMTDLAMQGSMHDYTIDYLERALFDDEIGEISPAEQFTDDDLEWADPANLEKHREMERNAGWKFRGPETTVEGRTWGGCLGTLDMQLRTSTYLPTPEDLDGRVFLLETSEEMPDAMDVRQFLIGMGERGLLERFSGALVGRAKARSPFEARGPEAREKYRREQREAIVDTFEEYNPGAPLVFDVDFGHTAPVVPIPVGGTARIDPDAERIEFRT; via the coding sequence ATGAGCGAATTCGTCGTGCCGCCCGCGCTCGAACGTGGGGACCGCGTCGCCATCGTCGCTCCCGCCTCTAATCGCGCGACCGACTTCTCGCACGTCTACGAACTCGGACTCGACAGACTGCGAGACGTGTTCGGTCTGGAACCGGTCGAGTTTCCGACCGCGACGAAGGACAGCGAGTACCTCTACGACCACCCCGAAGAGCGCGCCCGAGACTTGATGGACGCCTTCGTGGACCCCGACATCGACGGGGTGATGACCGTCATCGGCGGCTACGACCAAGTTCGCGTGCTGAAGCATCTCGACCCCGACGTACTCAGAGAGAACCCGACCCGGTTCTACGGCATCAGCGACAACACCAACTTCCAGAACTACCTCTGGAACCTCGGCATCGTCTCGTTCTACGGCGGGACGCTGATGACCGACCTCGCCATGCAGGGGTCGATGCACGACTACACCATCGACTACCTCGAACGGGCGCTCTTCGACGACGAAATTGGCGAGATTTCTCCGGCGGAGCAGTTCACGGACGACGACCTTGAGTGGGCGGACCCCGCGAACTTGGAGAAACACCGCGAGATGGAACGAAACGCTGGGTGGAAGTTCCGCGGTCCCGAGACGACCGTCGAGGGCCGAACGTGGGGCGGGTGTCTCGGCACGCTCGACATGCAGTTGCGCACCAGCACGTACCTCCCGACGCCGGAGGACCTCGATGGGAGGGTCTTCCTGCTCGAAACGTCCGAGGAGATGCCCGACGCGATGGACGTTCGACAGTTCCTGATAGGCATGGGCGAACGTGGCCTGCTCGAACGATTTTCGGGCGCGCTCGTCGGGCGAGCGAAAGCCCGCAGTCCCTTCGAGGCTCGGGGTCCCGAAGCCCGCGAGAAGTACCGACGAGAGCAACGCGAGGCCATCGTGGACACCTTCGAGGAGTACAACCCCGGCGCGCCGCTCGTCTTCGACGTGGACTTCGGCCACACCGCGCCGGTCGTCCCGATTCCGGTCGGCGGGACGGCGCGAATCGACCCCGACGCAGAACGCATCGAGTTCCGTACCTGA